The DNA region ATCATAACGGTCATGGTGGTCATCATTAAGGAAAAACAAAGTGAAATCCTCCAAAAAAAGTATCAACCCATTGGTGTACAAATTTCAATTAAAAAGCCATCAAGGTCTCTTAGATAGGCAACGATTTGTCCCCACGGTTTTGTTTTTGGATTTTCAACAACAGTGGCACCTGCATTTACAGCTTTTAAAATAGTTTCCTCTACATTTTCTGTAGTAAAACCTATTTAAATTCCAAATGGTTTGGTTGCTATATTGCTTTCTATAAAACCATCTGTCAAGTTTGATTTTGCTAATACTGTTGAAGCAAACGAAAGTGTCGTTTCTCCAACTAAAAGTTCCCCATAATCATTTTCAGGTGACACAAATTTTCTTGAAAAGCCGAATGCGTATTCATAAAACTCAATGGCTTTTGTCACGTCCTGAACATATAAAATGGTGTAAGCAAATTTTATCATTTGTCGTTTTTATTATTTTTATTCGTTAATGTCAAAGCTCTGTATTGGTAGTTTGGTTGGTTAAAATTGCGACTAATGGTTGTGCCTTTGATGTAATAAATTTAGTATTGATTTTGATGAAATCCTACTTTCTAATTTGTACAGATGTTTTATAGGAGCATTCCTAAAATCGTGTTTATTATTGATTCAATTGCCCTAATTTCTTTAGTATTTCGGTTAATTCATCGGGTTTATTTGTTCCTATGAGCAATTTCTTATTATCTGTAAATTTAAGTTGCAGGCCTTTGTTACCAGAAACATTAAGAGCCTTTCCTTTTCCCATAAAATCGTAACGCAAACCCCATCCTCCATACTCAGCAATGGGAGCATATTGTCTTACATAAGATTTTGTCAATGTCTTCCAGGCATAATGCCGAAATTTTAAATGAAAAGGAAAAAAACGAACATAAATCCCGTCTTTCCTTATTATGGTCTCAAGCCGGAAGCTAACAAACAGAAAGGTAAGGAATACCGTTAGTGCCGTTGTTATTATAAGTCCTGTATTGCTCATTGGTTTGTCTCCATAAGGTTCTCCGCCAACAACCTGCTTAATTACACCAAACAAAAAAAGTCCGTTAATGCCTAACAGGATGAACCAAAGCCACCATTGCTTGAACCTTTGTCTTTCTGTAAATAGGATTTCGTTATCCATTTTTTTATTTGCTGTTTAATGTCTCATCCACAAATTTTATCCAATTGTATTCTGATACTGAACCGTCAATAAAATAATCAGGTTGTAAACCGATATCGTCTATGGCAAAATCCGGAATTCTGTAACTTCTTGACAAACCATAGTAAAGTTCAAAATCTTTACAAGGTGATTCAATAATGTTGACATTAGAAATATCCAGCATCCCACGGGTAGTCTTTCCGTATAGCTTGACCTTCTTGCTTTGTTTTGCGGTCAATAAAAACTGTTCGGTCGTACTTCCATTTTTTTCATTAATTACAATACCGATGTTTTCCGGGTATCTTGTTATTTCTTTACGAGTCTGTATAAAAACGTCTTTATTAAAAATATCTACAAATTTTCCAAGCGATGCGTTTAAAGTCTCATAATATTTTTTGAAGCCTTCCTGTGATTCTTTGTCAAAGTCAGGATTTTGGGAAAGCTCCAGCATTCTCTGGTTATTAAGAGGCGTAGAATAAAACAGGGTACCCACTGTTCTTATTGGGTTGGTGTATAAAAATGGGATTAACGAACTGTAACTTGCATCGCTACCTCCCGGATTATTACGGACATCAATAATCAGGTTTTTCGTTGCCAAAATTATATCCTTGTTTTTCTCAATAATGCTGTCGATGTGCTTCTTTTCTGAAATTTCAAAATCAGGAATTCTCAAATAAGCAGTATTCTCATTTAATTTTTCAAACAGCGGCTTGGCAGTATCCAACCATTGGATTTCTTTTGAAATAGTAGCATCTTCCTTAATTTCAGGATACTTCTTTTGTAAAATAGTACTATTAAGTTTTAGATAAGTATTTCCTATAGTTGTAATTTTACTAATCTTTTGGGGAGACTTGTTTCCTAAATAAAGAGTTCCATCATTTTCAGTAAAAACAGTTTTTACATCACCAACTTTCCAGTTTTTATTGGTGGAAGAAAGGATTGTGCCTACATATTCGTTGTTTCTGCGTTTTATTGCGATAACATAACTGCCAAAACTCCAAATTCCTTCATATTTATCCTGTGTCTTCTTTTTACTCAAATATTTTTTAAAATCTTTTTCATTAACCGGGATGTTCTCAACCGTGAAATTGGTTTCCTGAACAGGCTCTTTTAAATATTTAATCCCGATATGTCCGTCACGAAAAAACCGAACCCATTTATCTATTACTATGGCACATTCTTTATCATTAGGAAGCTGTTTTGCTTTTTCCAAATACATTTGGCTATGAAGTTCATAAGCATCTCTTCCTTTTTTGCTGATTATATATTCAAATCCTGCGTCGTTTTCTTCAAATGTTTTTTTCACCCAATTAAAATTGCTTTCACAATCACAGTTTTGGGCATAACTAAAGGTGGAAAAAGTTAATAACAGGAGTGGTAGAATTTTTCTTTTCATTATGATAGTATGTAATTTTTATATTCTGAACATGAATCTGTCTGATACAATGGTAGGATTGCATTACAGTGAAATTCATGGGGGTATTTTATTGTCTTTTTTGATTGTTTTTATAGTTTCTCACCAGGACATAGACTGAAAATAGAAAAGTAATGCTATAAATAACAGCTAAGCCTGTATGCTCAAATTTTAGTGTTTTAAAATCGAACTGTTTAAATAAGACACTTCCCAGAATGATTGCTATTATACCAAAAATAAACGATGACGCTTTGTTTTTTTCCATGATTTTCAATGTTTTATCAAATACCAATCAGGTACTCCGATTTTGTGTCTAAAATACTTATTTTTAGCTATATTTTATTTCCGTTCTTATCAAAACTATCGGAACAATAAATGTTGCTGACTACAGTAAACCGGCTCTATTTCTGCACTGTGTTGTAGCTAGCTTCTCTTTCTGTATATTTTGACTCCTAACCAAATAGTAATGCTGATGATTAATAGCAGTATAATTACCAAACCTGTCAGGTACCCTAAACCGTAATCGGTTAGGCGATTGTAATCACATATAAATATTCTCCCTATTTTATAAGTCAAGATTAGTCCTATTATCAATAGAAGGAAAAAAAGTATTTTTCTCATTATTATTTTGGGTTTTATTTTAAAAATCGCAGAGAGGGGAAATATTTCATCCCACTCTCTGCTGGAATTTTCAGCTTACTTTTGAACTGTTGTAGTTGTTGGTGTGTAAATACCAAAAGTCAAACCAGCAATTAAACCGTTAATAAACGAATGTTTTGTAGTAACAGTATAGTCAGTTGCTCCTTCAGCCATTGCTTTAGCATCCGAAACTCCAACCGGAGCCAAACCATAAATTACATAGTGATTCCATTTTGAAACTTTTTGCTCTCCTTTAGCTCCTTTTCCTACCACAGTAGTGTAAGTATAGCATGAAGTAAATAGTGTTGAGCATAGCAAAGCTCCAACTGCCAGAGTGAAAACTCTTTTTTTCATAAATTATCTTTTAAGTTAAATTTCCTTACTCATAAGGCTTTTCAGTAACGCCCCGTTTTTTGAGTGGTTTCTGGTCTCCACTATATTTTAATTTATTACACACTTCGTTTTTCACAGATTTTTGATTACTGCCACTCCAATCTGATAACAAATTCATCCGAAAGAGAATAATTTTTGAACTTTTTTTACCTTGA from Flavobacterium lindanitolerans includes:
- a CDS encoding S41 family peptidase, which translates into the protein MKRKILPLLLLTFSTFSYAQNCDCESNFNWVKKTFEENDAGFEYIISKKGRDAYELHSQMYLEKAKQLPNDKECAIVIDKWVRFFRDGHIGIKYLKEPVQETNFTVENIPVNEKDFKKYLSKKKTQDKYEGIWSFGSYVIAIKRRNNEYVGTILSSTNKNWKVGDVKTVFTENDGTLYLGNKSPQKISKITTIGNTYLKLNSTILQKKYPEIKEDATISKEIQWLDTAKPLFEKLNENTAYLRIPDFEISEKKHIDSIIEKNKDIILATKNLIIDVRNNPGGSDASYSSLIPFLYTNPIRTVGTLFYSTPLNNQRMLELSQNPDFDKESQEGFKKYYETLNASLGKFVDIFNKDVFIQTRKEITRYPENIGIVINEKNGSTTEQFLLTAKQSKKVKLYGKTTRGMLDISNVNIIESPCKDFELYYGLSRSYRIPDFAIDDIGLQPDYFIDGSVSEYNWIKFVDETLNSK
- a CDS encoding Bor family protein — encoded protein: MKKRVFTLAVGALLCSTLFTSCYTYTTVVGKGAKGEQKVSKWNHYVIYGLAPVGVSDAKAMAEGATDYTVTTKHSFINGLIAGLTFGIYTPTTTTVQK